In Carassius carassius chromosome 5, fCarCar2.1, whole genome shotgun sequence, one genomic interval encodes:
- the LOC132141163 gene encoding spectrin beta chain, non-erythrocytic 1-like isoform X4 gives MDFDPREHEPCLSPAAFVNQVQYSNILEGRFKQLQDEREAVQKKTFTKWVNSHLGRVTCRIGDLYTDLRDGRMLIRLLEVLSGEQLPKPTKGRMRIHCLENVDKALQFLKEQKVHLENMGSHDIVDGNHRLTLGLIWTIILRFQIQDISVETEDNKEKKSAKDALLLWCQMKTAGYPNVNVHNFTTSWRDGLAFNAIVHKHRPDLIDFDNLKRSNAHYNLQNAFNVAEKELGLTKLLDPEDVNVDQPDEKSIITYVATYYHYFSKMKALAVEGKRIGKVLDYAIEADQLIEKYETLASELLQWIEQTIVTLNDRQLANSLNGVQNQLQAFNTYRTVEKPPKFTEKGNLEVLLFTIQSKMRANNQKVYIPREGKLISDINKAWERLEKAEHERELALRNELIRQEKLEMLAARFDRKAAMRETWLSENQRLVSQDSFGVDLGAVEAATRKHEAIETDIQAYGERVAAVEAVARELEAEGYHEVRRILARRDNVLRLWEYLKELLAARRERLFAHRDLQRLLQEMSYIMDWMEDMESRLQSQDSGKHLHDVEDLLQKHTLVEADISAQAERVKAVQAAAKRFTSNEQNYKPCDPSLVEEKVDLLGRTYGDLGQLAVDRRARLDDSRRLWQFLWELGEEAAWIREQEQILSGGDYGKDLSSALHLLSKHEAFRDEMAARYGPLGNSIAGGETLVKEGHFGAPEVTERIKDVKAQWSHMEEASQLREQGLKESVALHQFQTDANDMDAWILETLRQVSSQEVGHDEFSTQTLARKQREVEEEIQSHRSLIDSLHEQASTLPEAYAQSPQVEGRLPAIEQQYEELERLSSSWRQDLDGALALYRMFSEASACQLWVGEKELWLHNMEIPTKLEDLEVVQQRFETLEPEMNTLGARISDVNQVAQQLLGSDNRNKEQIDQTQNQLNKRWSDFQSLANQRKQALESALNIQNYHLECNEIKSWMKEKTKVIESTQSLGNDLAGVMALQRKLTGMERDLEAIQGKLDDLRSEAEKLASEHPEQEEEIKGRLAEIQDVWEELRATMKRREESLGEASKLQGFLRDLDDFQAWLSRTQTTVASEDTPTSLAEAERLLAQHEAIKNEVDNYREDYEKMRATGAEVTQGQTDAQHMFLAQRLQALDTGWNELRRMWESRHCVLAQAFDFQTLLRDAKQAEGFLNSQEYVLSHTEMPSSLQGAVEAIKKHEDFLTTMEANEEKINGVVESGRRLISDGNTYADKIQEKTDSIQERHQKNRQAANELLAKLKDNRELQHFLQDGQELNLWINEKMLTAQDMSYDEARNLHSKWQKHQAFMAELASNKDWLDKIDKEGQVLVKEKPELEQTVSETMGSLQKQWEELESTTQAKAQCLFDANRAELFTQSCSALDSWLQNISSQLQSDDFGKDLTSVNILLKKHQMLEHQMEVREKEVQSLQSQALALAQEDAGIVEVDGQQRRVTESFSNLQDPLRQRRQQLLDSKEAHQFNRDLEDEILWVKERMPLATSTDHGKDLPSVQLLIKKNQTLQKEIQGHQPRIDDIQAHGRNMSPEESEMDRERRAALDVRLAELRELWALLISETEKRNLRLEEANRAQQFYADAAEAEAWMGEQELHMMSEEKAKDEQSALVMVKKHQILEQALEDYAQTIHQLANSSRLMVNSEHPESERITLRQAQVDKLYAGLKDLAEERRGKLQERLRLTQLKREVDDLEQWIAEREVVAGSHELGQDYEHVTMLRDKFREFARDTSTIGQERVDAVNDQADELIESGHPENASVAEWKDGLNEAWADLLELIDTRTQMLAASYELHRFHQDAREALGLIREKKETLAGAELGRDLNTVQHLLRQHTAYEHDVQALSGQITQVQDDAARLQKAYAGEKADDIHRHERAVTEAWEGLQSATQARRLLLLDTVEKFRFLNMVRDLMLWMEGVSLQIQSHDSPRDVSSAGLVIANHQDIKSEIETRADSFTASSEMGRTLINNNHYASDEIQEKLDQLQARRTEINQKWQEKMDHLQIVLEVLQFSRDASMAESWLAGQEPLVRGAELGSNVDEVESLIKRHEAFEKLAAGWEDRFTQLEKLTTLEEQEIQRRREEEERARRPPTPPPVEEVVQSEINDSAARTSLDQTTLNQSVSVNGDYSDQETSQGSESESVNGPGRDSGLDSASRQDPSATLPGRGGAEAATEIMEGILCRKQEMESHNKKAATRSWQNVYCILRKGSLGFYKDNKSASSGIPYHGEVPISLTEAVCEVAHDYKKRKHVFKLRLGDGKEFLFQAKDEAEMSSWIQAIQSSLSSTEHSPGGTRGLSRAMTMPPMSPSSGDAGGVTMRNKDGKERDREKRFSFFGKKK, from the exons ATCCAAGACATTAGCGTTGAGACAGAGGACAACAAGGAGAAGAAATCAGCCAAAGATGCTCTGCTGCTGTGGTGTCAGATGAAGACTGCAGG GTACCCAAATGTCAATGTCCACAACTTTACCACCAGCTGGAGAGATGGTCTAGCGTTCAATGCCATAGTGCACAAACACAG GCCAGACTTGATTGACTTTGATAATCTTAAGCGCTCTAATGCCCACTATAACCTGCAGAATGCCTTTAATGTGGCAGAGAAGGAACTGGGTCTTACCAAGCTACTGGATCCAGAGG ATGTGAATGTTGATCAGCCTGATGAGAAGTCCATCATCACATATGTGGCCACATACTACCACTACTTCAGCAAGATGAAGGCGCTCGCCGTAGAGGGCAAGAGAATTGGCAAG GTGCTAGACTATGCTATTGAAGCAGATCAGCTGATAGAGAAATATGAGACTCTGGCCTCAGAGCTGCTGCAGTGGATTGAACAAACCATTGTTACCCTTAATGACCGTCAGCTCGCTAACTCGCTCAATGGGGTTCAGAACCAGCTACAGGCCTTCAATACATACCGCACCGTGGAGAAACCACCCAA GTTTACTGAAAAGGGAAATTTGGAGGTTTTGCTCTTCACCATTCAGAGTAAAATGAGAGCAAACAATCAGAAAGTCTACATCCCACGAGAGGGAAAACTcatctctgacatcaacaag GCATGGGAGAGGCTGGAGAAAGCAGAACATGAGAGGGAGTTGGCACTGAGAAATGAGCTGATTCGTCAGGAGAAGCTGGAGATGTTGGCCGCACGTTTTGACCGCAAAGCAGCCATGAGAGAAACCTGGCTCAGCGAAAACCAGCGGCTGGTCTCACAG GACAGTTTTGGTGTTGACCTGGGTGCTGTGGAAGCAGCCACTCGCAAACACGAGGCCATTGAGACAGACATTCAGGCGTATGGTGAGCGTGTAGCAGCTGTAGAAGCTGTTGCTCGAGAACTGGAGGCGGAGGGATATCATGAAGTGCGGCGCATACTGGCACGGAGGGATAACGTCCTCAGACTGTGGGAGTATCTGAAGGAACTACTTGCAGCACGTAGAGAGAGGCTGTTTGCACACAGAGACCTGCAGCGCCTCCTACAGGAGATGAGCTACATCATGGACTGGATGGAAGACATGGAG agTCGCCTGCAATCTCAGGACAGTGGCAAACACCTTCATGATGTGGAGGACttgctgcagaaacacacacttgTGGAAGCTGATATATCCGCACAGGCTGAGCGAGTCAAGGCCGTgcaagctgctgcaaagagattTACTTCAAATGAACAAA ATTATAAGCCATGTGACCCCTCTCTGGTTGAAGAGAAGGTGGATCTTCTTGGCCGAACGTATGGAGATCTCGGGCAGCTGGCAGTGGATCGACGAGCTCGACTGGATGATTCACGAAGGTTGTGGCAGTTCCTGTGGGAACTGGGAGAGGAGGCCGCCTGGATCCGAGAGCAGGAGCAGATCCTGTCCGGAGGAGACTACGGAAAGGACTTAAGCTCCGCTCTTCACCTTCTGTCTAAACATGAGGCCTTCAGGGATGAGATGGCAGCCCGGTATGGCCCTCTAGGGAACAGCATTGCTGGTGGAGAGACCCTGGTGAAGGAAGGGCACTTTGGAGCTCCTGAGGTGACAGAGCGAATCAAGGACGTGAAAGCACAGTGGTCGCACATGGAGGAG GCCTCACAGTTGCGTGAGCAGGGACTGAAAGAGTCTGTAGCTCTCCATCAGTTCCAGACAGATGCAAACGACATGGACGCCTGGATACTGGAAACACTAAGACAG GTGTCTAGTCAAGAAGTTGGCCATGATGAGTTTTCTACACAGACTCTGGCCAGAAAGCAGAGAGAGGTGGAGGAGGAAATTCAAAGTCACCGATCACTCATCGACTCACTACATGAACAGGCCTCTACACTGCCTGAAGCATATGCACAGTCTCCACAG GTGGAGGGCCGTCTCCCAGCAATAGAGCAGCAATATGAAGAGTTAGAGAGGCTGTCGTCGTCATGGCGACAGGACTTAGATGGAGCACTTGCATTATATCGTATGTTTAGCGAAGCTAGTGCCTGCCAGCTGTGGGTCGGAGAAAAAGAACTGTGGCTGCATAACATGGAGATTCCCACCAAACTGGAGGATCTGGAGGTGGTCCAGCAGAG GTTTGAAACTCTGGAGCCAGAGATGAACACACTGGGTGCTCGCATTTCTGATGTCAATCAAGTGGCTCAACAGCTTCTTGGATCAGACAACCGCAACAAAGAGCAGATTGACCAGACACAGAACCAACTCAATAAGAG GTGGTCTGATTTCCAGAGTCTGGCCAACCAGCGCAAACAAGCTCTGGAATCAGCACTGAATATCCAGAACTATCATCTAGAGTGTAATGAGATCAAGAGCTGGATGAAGGAGAAGACCAAGGTCATCGAGTCCACGCAGAGCCTTGGAAATGACCTGGCTGGGGTCATGGCTCTGCAGCGTAAGCTCACTGGTATGGAGAGAGACCTGGAGGCTATACAG GGTAAGCTGGATGACCTGCGTTCTGAGGCCGAGAAGTTGGCATCTGAGCACCCCGAGCAGGAGGAGGAGATCAAGGGTCGGCTGGCTGAAATCCAGGATGTGTGGGAGGAGCTTCGAGCCACCATGAAACGGCGCGAGGAGTCACTGGGCGAAGCCTCTAAGCTTCAGGGCTTCCTTAGAGATCTTGATGACTTCCAGGCATGGCTTTCTCGCACACAGACCACTGTGGCATCTGAGGACACACCTACATCTTTGGCGGAAGCAGAGCGTCTGCTGGCTCAGCATGAGGCCATCAAGAATGAAGTAGATAATTACAGGGAAGATTACGAGAAGATGAGAGCTACTGGAGCTGAG GTGACTCAGGGACAGACTGATGCCCAGCACATGTTCCTAGCTCAGCGGCTTCAAGCATTGGACACTGGCTGGAATGAGCTGAGGAGAATGTGGGAGAGCCGCCACTGTGTCCTCGCTCAGGCCTTTGATTTCCAAACCTTGCTACGAGATGCAAAACAAGCAGAGGGCTTCCTCAATAGCCAG GAGTATGTTCTTTCACACACAGAGATGCCCTCCAGCCTTCAAGGGGCTGTGGAGGCCATCAAGAAACATGAAGACTTCCTCACCACCATGGAGGCCAATGAAGAAAAGATCAACGGCGTGGTTGAGTCTGGACGGAGACTCATTTCAGATGGCAACACCTATGCAGACAAGATCCAAGAGAAGACAGACTCCATTCAGGAGAG GCACCAGAAGAACAGACAAGCTGCAAATGAGCTGCTAGCTAAACTGAAGGACAACAGAGAGCTGCAGCACTTCCTGCAGGATGGACAAGAG CTGAACTTGTGGATAAATGAGAAAATGTTGACGGCTCAGGACATGTCCTATGATGAGGCTAGAAACCTCCACAGCAAGTGGCAGAAGCACCAGGCCTTCATGGCTGAGCTAGCCTCCAATAAAGACTGGCTGGACAAGATTGACAAG GAGGGTCAGGTGTTAGTGAAGGAGAAGCCTGAACTGGAGCAGACGGTATCAGAGACTATGGGCAGCCTGCAGAAGCAGTGGGAGGAGCTTGAGAGCACCACTCAAGCCAAAGCTCAGTGTCTGTTTGATGCTAACCGAGCTGAACTTTTCACACAAAGCTGTTCAGCACTGGACTCCTGGCTCCAGAACATCTCCTCTCAACTCCAAAGCGATGACTTTGGAAAAGATCTCACCAGTGTCAACATCTTGCTCAAGAAGCACCAG ATGCTGGAGCATCAGATGGAGGTGCGTGAGAAAGAGGTCCAGTCTCTGCAGTCACAGGCTCTGGCCTTGGCCCAAGAGGATGCTGGGATTGTGGAGGTGGATGGGCAGCAGAGAAGGGTGACAGAGAGCTTCTCTAATCTGCAGGACCCTCTAAGACAGCGGAGGCAGCAACTTCTTGATTCAAAAGAGGCTCATCAGTTCAACAGAGACCTTGAGGATGAAATT TTATGGGTAAAGGAGAGGATGCCTCTCGCCACGTCCACAGACCATGGTAAAGATCTTCCCAGTGTACAGCTTCTCATCAAAAAGAATCAG ACTCTGCAGAAAGAGATTCAGGGTCATCAGCCCCGTATCGACGACATCCAGGCTCATGGTAGGAACATGTCCCCTGAGGAGTCAGAGATGGACAGGGAGAGGAGAGCTGCTCTTGATGTTCGTCTGGCGGAGCTGAGGGAATTGTGGGCCCTTTTGATTTCTGAGACAGAGAAGAGGAACTTGAGGCTAGAAGAGGCTAACCGAGCGCAGCAGTTTTACGCAGATGCTGCAGAGGCTGAGGCCTGGATGGGAGAACAAGAGCTTCAtatgatgtcagaggaaaaggCAAAG GATGAGCAGAGTGCTTTGGTGATGGTGAAGAAACACCAGATTCTGGAGCAGGCTCTAGAGGACTATGCTCAGACCATCCACCAGCTGGCCAATAGCAGCAGACTTATGGTGAATAGTGAACACCCAGAGAG TGAAAGAATCACTCTGAGGCAGGCCCAGGTGGATAAACTGTACGCAGGGTTGAAGGATCTGGCAGAAGAGAGGAGGGGCAAACTGCAGGAGAGACTGAGACTGACCCAGCTGAAGAGAGAGGTGGATGATTTAGAGCAGTGGATCGCTGAAAGAGAGGTTGTCGCTGGGTCTCACGAACTCGGACAGGACTACGAACATGTGACG ATGTTGCGTGATAAATTCCGGGAGTTTGCGCGGGACACCAGCACAATTGGCCAGGAGCGTGTGGATGCAGTGAATGACCAGGCAGATGAACTTATTGAGTCAGGTCATCCTGAAAATGCCAGTGTGGCTGAATGGAAGGACGGGCTCAATGAGGCCTGGGCTGACCTGCTCGAGCTCAttgacacacgcacacagatgCTTGCCGCCTCGTACGAGTTGCACCGCTTCCATCAGGACGCCCGGGAAGCTCTGGGGCTCATACGGGAGAAGAAGGAAACACTAGCAGGGGCTGAACTCGGACGGGACCTGAACACTGTCCAACACTTGCTTAGACAGCATACGGCATATGAGCATGATGTACAGGCACTGAGTGGACAG ATCACACAGGTTCAGGATGATGCTGCACGTCTACAGAAAGCATATGCTGGAGAGAAAGCTGATGATATCCATCGACACGAGCGTGCGGTCACAGAGGCCTGGGAGGGGCTTCAATCTGCCACTCAAGCCAGACGGCTACTCCTACTGGACACAGTGGAGAAGTTCAGATTCTTAAACATGGTCAGAGACCTAATGCTGTGGATGGAGGGAGTCAGTTTACAAATCCAGTCACATGACAGCCCAAG GGACGTCTCCTCAGCTGGTCTGGTCATTGCCAACCATCAGGATATTAAGTCTGAGATAGAGACCAGAGCAGACAGCTTTACCGCAAGCAGTGAAATGGGACGCACCCTCATCAACAACAACCACTATGCTTCAGATGAG ATTCAAGAGAAATTGGATCAGCTTCAGGCCAGACGCACTGAAATTAATCAGAAGTGGCAAGAGAAAATGGATCACTTACAGATCG tTCTAGAGGTGTTACAGTTTAGCAGGGATGCATCTATGGCCGAGTCATGGCTGGCAGGACAGGAGCCACTGGTCAGGGGAGCAGAATTGGGCTCTAACGTCGATGAGGTTGAGAGTCTTATCAAACGCCATGAAGCCTTTGAAAAACTGGCAGCAGGCTGGGAAGATCGTTTCACACAGCTAGAGAAGCTCACCACG CTGGAGGAACAGGAAATTCAAAGAAGACGGGAAGAGGAAGAGAGGGCCCGACGACCACCCACACCTCCCCCTGTGGAGGAGGTAGTACAGTCTGAGATAAACGATTCTGctgcaag GACGAGTCTGGATCAGACTACATTGAACCAGTCAGTATCTGTCAATGGGGACTACAGTGACCAGGAAACATCACAG ggatcagaatcagaatctgtAAACGGTCCGGGCCGTGACAGCGGTCTAGACTCAGCATCACGGCAAGACCCTTCAGCTACACTGCCAGGGCGAGGAGGAGCAGAGGCGGCCACAGAAATTATGGAGGGCATCCTTTGCAGGAAACAGGAAATGGAATCGCACAACAAAAAAGCAGCCACCAG ATCGTGGCAGAATGTATATTGCATATTACGTAAAGGCAGTCTGGGCTTCTATAAGGACAACAAGAGTGCCTCGAGTGGAATCCCCTACCATGGAGAAGTTCCCATCAGCCTTACTGAGGCTGTCTGTGAGGTCGCCCATGACtacaagaaaagaaaacatgTATTTAAACTTAG GCTTGGGGATGGAAAAGAGTTCTTGTTCCAAGCAAAGGATGAG GCTGAGATGAGTTCATGGATTCAAGCAATCCAGTCATCCTTGTCGTCCACCGAGCATTCACCGGGTGGCACACGAGGTCTGAGTCGGGCGATGACCATGCCGCCTATGTCTCCCAGCTCGGGCGATGCAGGAGGTGTAACCATGCGCAACAAAGATGGCAAAGAGAGAGACCGCGAGAAGCGCttcagtttctttggcaagaagaAATAA